A segment of the Anopheles merus strain MAF unplaced genomic scaffold, AmerM5.1 LNR4000987, whole genome shotgun sequence genome:
TcgcggtgttttttttttattgttaaaagGTAGATTATTTGTCTTTCTAATgcatttgcttttttcttccactcCATTGCATATTAAATGAATGTATAATATACCCCCCGGGGGGAACAGTCCACCTCTAATGGCGCTTCTGATGAACTCAAAGCAGAGCTTAACGATTATTCTTGTACCATATCTGTTTGGAATAAAGCAACTCGGTTTCACCGTATATTTGCAATGTATATATTTTATGGCAGATAAaggcacatttttttttcaaaataatatcTTATCAAACCATTTCCCGCACTTGGTGCTACTTGTTGTTGCGCTACTGGAAGACGCATGGAATGCATTAGATGCAATGTAtcgttctgtgtgtgtctggtacACATTTCGTACGTTATTCGTCTGTGTAGCCAATCGTGGCCAAGTCTGTTACTGTTACTCACGCTTACGAGCTAGATAAATGCAACACCTGGTTTTCGCGTCCAATGTTGAAGCTTTCGCTGTGTGTGATCACTGCCTATCTCTTTCCTTCCTCTACATGCGGAACACACCGAAGCGAGTCTCGCCGACCGGCTGGTTGAGGGCCGCCTGCAAGCTAAGCCCCAGCACGCGGCGCGTATCGACCGGATCGATGATGCCATCGTCCCACAGCCGGGCCGTACTGTAGTACGGTGATCCCTCCGCCTCGAACTGCTGCACGATCGGCGCCTTGATGCGATT
Coding sequences within it:
- the LOC121603266 gene encoding probable methylcrotonoyl-CoA carboxylase beta chain, mitochondrial; the protein is MCGRAYSPLHLHVAEQSHLGDGRSQAAGVLANHRGAVPPAGREWTEEIGNRIKAPIVQQFEAEGSPYYSTARLWDDGIIDPVDTRRVLGLSLQAALNQPVGETRFGVFRM